A DNA window from Hordeum vulgare subsp. vulgare chromosome 1H, MorexV3_pseudomolecules_assembly, whole genome shotgun sequence contains the following coding sequences:
- the LOC123407401 gene encoding peroxidase N-like has translation MEYSHRSRFLLVCSVLVLCLVTQGARCDELTSDFYDWSCPGVYDVVQQQVFAAMREEPRMGASLLRLHFHDCFVNGCDGSILLDGADAEKFALPNQNSVRGYEVIDAIKADLENMCPGVVSCADVVALAAGYGVLFSGGPYYDVLLGRRDGLKANQSGADNGLPSPFEPISSIVQKFADVGLDTKDVVVLSGAHTIGRSRCVLFSDRLTSTKSSADPTLDATMAANLQKLCTGGDGNQTTALDVGSPDVFDKQYYHNLLSKKGLLSSDQGLFSGNEDVVASTTKALVETYSEDGEQFFSDFGASMVKMGSIPLPESAGAGEIRCNCRVPNPK, from the exons ATGGAGTACTCTCACCGCAGCAGGTTTCTCCTGGTGTGCTCAGTTCTTGTGCTGTGCCTCGTAACCCAAGGCGCAAGGTGTGACGAGTTAACCAGTGATTTCTATGACTGGTCATGCCCCGGAGTGTACGACGTTGTCCAGCAGCAAGTGTTTGCTGCCATGAGGGAAGAGCCGAGGATGGGAGCCTCCCTGCTCAGGCTCCATTTCCATGACTGCTTTGTCAAT GGGTGTGATGGTTCAATCTTGCTGGATGGTGCCGACGCCGAGAAATTCGCACTGCCCAACCAGAACTCCGTCAGAGGGTACGAGGTCATCGACGCAATCAAGGCTGACCTCGAAAACATGTGCCCCGGCGTGGTGTCCTGTGCTGACGTTGTAGCCCTTGCAGCTGGCTATGGAGTACTCTTT AGTGGAGGACCTTACTATGATGTTCTTCTGGGGAGAAGGGACGGTCTGAAGGCGAATCAGTCAGGAGCCGACAACGGCCTGCCCTCGCCGTTCGAGCCGATCAGCTCCATCGTACAAAAATTTGCCGATGTCGGCCTCGACACCAAAGACGTCGTGGTCCTGTCAG GTGCCCACACGATCGGACGATCCAGATGCGTGCTGTTCAGCGATCGGCTGACGTCCACCAAGAGCTCGGCCGACCCGACGCTGGACGCCACCATGGCTGCTAACCTGCAGAAGCTCTGCACCGGCGGCGACGGCAACCAGACCACCGCGCTGGACGTGGGCTCCCCGGACGTGTTCGACAAGCAGTACTACCACAACCTGCTGAGCAAGAAGGGCCTCCTCTCCTCCGACCAGGGCCTCTTCTCCGGCAATGAGGACGTCGTCGCCAGCACCACCAAGGCGCTGGTGGAGACGTACAGCGAAGACGGCGAGCAGTTCTTCTCGGACTTCGGCGCGTCCATGGTGAAGATGGGGAGCATACCGTTGCCGGAATCCGCCGGCGCCGGCGAGATCCGCTGCAACTGCAGGGTTCCGAATCCCAAATGA